A genomic region of Exiguobacterium oxidotolerans JCM 12280 contains the following coding sequences:
- a CDS encoding alpha-galactosidase, producing the protein MAIFEVSKNRFVIEGQAVAHVVTVGGDGKLVHTYFGARLPYQADYAALPSAVLAHSSFESPDGVATYDFIPFGEMVYTEPTLKSERTDGARISQFSFEQAELSDTVLTLWLHDPLQDLRVGVRYELFAAYDTIGRSLIVENAGEKPVRLTTAQSFAMGLLNRPTLNFHHYAGTWTGEFQKQITPLTAGRKTIESRRGVTSHQANPWFALEHDATETTGEVIYGHLAYSGNWAIHAEQDAFGFVQLSGGMNGFDFSWTLDAEQRLTTPVFYIGYAPDGFAGMSARAHDFQRHIIMPASDRENVRPVLYNSWEATYFDVTEQGQRALVDQAADIGCELFVVDDGWFGERHSDQAGLGDWVVNKKKFPNGLTPLIEYVKGKNMQFGLWVEPEMVNPDSDLYRAHPDWIYHAPGAVRTTSRNQFVLNLGLPEVERFVYDMMDELLTTHEIDYIKWDMNRAFSEPGVPSRTPDAQQELWKRHVDALYRIFDELRLGHPTVDFEACAGGGGRIDLGILERTEQVWTSDNTDPLDRLTIQHDFSFAYNAKMMSCWVTDGPNWLNGRNLPLATRFVSSMQGTLGIGGNLSEWTASELAEAKGWIETYKTIRPTVQHGRQYRISPFSQTTASIMQYTSESETVILAVAPMRKHGIHQYSFKLTGLDANRLYQVEDRQVSGAYLMNQGLNFSYSTDYEARCLRIQPIHQLRQIEQKEPIA; encoded by the coding sequence ATGGCAATCTTTGAAGTATCGAAAAACCGGTTCGTAATCGAAGGACAAGCTGTCGCACACGTCGTGACGGTCGGGGGGGATGGAAAACTCGTCCATACGTATTTTGGCGCACGACTTCCTTATCAGGCAGATTATGCGGCATTGCCGAGTGCCGTCCTCGCCCATAGCTCATTCGAGTCACCGGACGGTGTTGCGACGTACGACTTCATCCCGTTCGGTGAGATGGTCTATACAGAACCGACGTTAAAATCAGAACGGACAGACGGAGCGCGAATCAGTCAGTTTTCATTCGAACAAGCAGAGCTGTCGGATACGGTGCTCACCTTATGGCTCCACGATCCGCTCCAAGACTTGCGTGTCGGAGTACGGTATGAACTTTTTGCGGCATACGATACAATCGGGCGTTCGCTGATCGTCGAAAACGCAGGAGAAAAACCTGTCCGTTTGACGACGGCACAGTCGTTCGCGATGGGACTTTTAAATCGTCCGACGCTCAACTTCCATCATTATGCTGGGACATGGACGGGCGAATTCCAAAAACAAATCACGCCGCTGACAGCAGGACGCAAGACGATTGAAAGCCGTCGTGGTGTGACGAGCCACCAAGCCAATCCTTGGTTCGCACTTGAGCATGACGCAACAGAGACGACGGGCGAAGTCATTTATGGTCACTTGGCCTACTCGGGTAACTGGGCGATTCATGCCGAGCAGGATGCCTTCGGGTTCGTCCAACTATCGGGTGGGATGAACGGATTTGATTTCAGCTGGACGCTTGACGCGGAACAACGTCTGACGACGCCGGTCTTTTATATCGGCTACGCCCCGGACGGCTTTGCCGGAATGAGTGCGCGCGCGCATGACTTCCAGCGTCACATCATCATGCCAGCGTCTGACCGTGAAAACGTTCGGCCGGTCCTCTATAACTCGTGGGAAGCGACGTATTTCGACGTAACGGAACAGGGACAACGGGCACTCGTCGATCAAGCAGCTGATATCGGATGCGAACTATTCGTCGTCGATGACGGCTGGTTCGGTGAACGTCACTCCGATCAAGCGGGCTTAGGGGACTGGGTCGTCAACAAGAAAAAGTTTCCGAACGGTCTGACGCCATTGATTGAGTATGTGAAGGGGAAAAACATGCAGTTTGGTCTTTGGGTCGAGCCGGAGATGGTCAATCCGGACTCCGATTTATATCGCGCACATCCGGACTGGATTTATCATGCTCCGGGCGCTGTCCGGACGACATCGAGAAACCAGTTCGTCTTGAACCTTGGTTTACCAGAAGTCGAACGGTTCGTTTATGACATGATGGATGAATTATTGACGACGCATGAAATCGACTACATCAAGTGGGACATGAACCGGGCGTTTTCTGAGCCGGGCGTCCCGTCGCGAACACCGGACGCGCAACAAGAACTTTGGAAACGCCACGTCGATGCCTTATACCGAATCTTCGACGAGCTACGACTCGGGCATCCGACGGTCGACTTCGAAGCATGTGCCGGTGGCGGAGGTCGGATTGATCTCGGGATTTTAGAGCGGACGGAACAAGTTTGGACGAGTGACAACACGGACCCGCTTGACCGGTTGACGATTCAACATGACTTCTCGTTTGCCTATAATGCGAAGATGATGAGCTGCTGGGTGACGGATGGTCCGAACTGGTTGAACGGGCGGAACTTACCGCTTGCGACGCGGTTCGTCTCTTCGATGCAAGGGACGCTCGGTATCGGTGGAAACTTAAGTGAGTGGACGGCAAGTGAACTCGCGGAAGCAAAAGGATGGATTGAGACATACAAGACGATTCGACCGACAGTTCAGCACGGACGTCAATACCGTATCAGTCCATTCTCACAAACGACAGCGAGCATCATGCAGTATACGTCTGAATCTGAGACGGTCATTTTGGCGGTTGCACCGATGCGTAAGCATGGCATTCACCAGTACAGCTTTAAACTGACGGGATTAGATGCAAATAGACTGTACCAAGTGGAAGATCGCCAGGTGAGCGGTGCTTACTTGATGAACCAAGGACTGAACTTCTCTTATTCGACGGACTATGAAGCACGTTGTTTACGGATTCAACCCATCCATCAATTGAGACAAATTGAGCAAAAGGAGCCGATCGCATGA
- a CDS encoding galactokinase produces the protein MTDQTLEQIFEEQFGVQATHRFFAPGRINLIGEHTDYNGGHVFPCALTLGTHAIARKRDDATCRFYSLNFEADGIIEVGLDDLTHNPQDGWTNYAKGMVHVLREAGYAITSGFDVLIKGDIPNGAGLSSSASLELVIGVMLERLYDLSLDRVELVKFGQQVENHYIGVNSGIMDQFAIGMGQAGSGLLLDCQTLDYTYAPLDLTGYTIIIMNTNKRRELADSKYNERRAECEQALEQLQQVRPYATLGDWSMAEFETVTLDDERLMRRARHAISENERTLQALEALQAGQLEEFGELMNASHRSLQHDYEVTGQELDALVEAAWAQPGVLGARMTGAGFGGCAIAIVETSTVDRFIDAVGQRYESRIGYPATFYTATVGDGAREVEREVI, from the coding sequence ATGACCGACCAGACGTTAGAACAAATCTTTGAAGAGCAATTCGGTGTACAGGCGACACATCGCTTTTTTGCGCCAGGGCGTATCAATTTGATTGGAGAGCATACGGACTATAACGGAGGTCATGTGTTTCCATGTGCCTTGACGCTTGGGACGCATGCGATTGCCCGAAAACGCGATGATGCAACGTGTCGTTTCTATTCACTCAACTTCGAAGCAGACGGCATCATCGAAGTCGGATTAGACGACTTGACCCATAATCCGCAAGACGGTTGGACGAATTATGCCAAAGGAATGGTGCACGTCCTTCGCGAAGCGGGTTACGCCATCACGTCAGGATTTGATGTTTTAATCAAGGGCGATATTCCGAACGGAGCAGGGTTGTCTTCGTCTGCTTCACTCGAACTCGTCATCGGTGTGATGCTCGAGCGTCTCTATGACTTATCGCTTGACCGGGTCGAACTCGTGAAATTCGGTCAGCAAGTCGAAAATCATTACATCGGCGTCAACAGTGGCATCATGGATCAGTTTGCAATCGGGATGGGACAGGCAGGATCAGGATTACTCCTTGACTGCCAAACGCTTGACTACACGTATGCGCCGCTCGACTTGACGGGTTATACGATCATCATCATGAACACGAACAAGCGGCGGGAACTCGCCGATTCAAAATACAACGAGCGGCGTGCAGAATGTGAACAGGCGCTCGAACAGTTACAGCAAGTCCGTCCGTATGCAACGCTCGGAGATTGGTCGATGGCAGAATTCGAAACCGTCACACTCGACGACGAACGCTTGATGCGTCGGGCACGCCATGCGATTTCTGAAAATGAGCGGACGTTACAAGCCCTAGAAGCACTACAAGCAGGGCAACTCGAGGAATTCGGAGAATTGATGAATGCGTCGCACCGGTCACTCCAACACGATTATGAAGTGACAGGGCAAGAACTCGACGCGTTGGTCGAAGCGGCTTGGGCACAACCGGGTGTCCTTGGGGCACGGATGACAGGAGCCGGCTTTGGTGGCTGTGCGATTGCAATCGTTGAAACGTCAACAGTCGACCGATTCATCGATGCCGTCGGACAGCGCTATGAAAGCCGGATCGGTTATCCGGCAACGTTCTACACGGCGACTGTCGGAGACGGAGCACGTGAAGTCGAACGGGAGGTCATCTAA
- the galE gene encoding UDP-glucose 4-epimerase GalE, with the protein MAVLVVGGAGYIGSHAVYQLIDAGKDVVVIDHLQAGHKKAVHPQARLYEGDIRDRSFLDHVFTEETIEQVVHFAAFSLVGESMEQPLKYFNNNVYGTEVLLEAMVAHDIKQIVFSSTAATYGEQETMPILETAVTNPTNTYGETKLMMEKMMKWCEQAHGLRYVALRYFNVAGARATGEIGEDHTPETHLVPLVLEVANNQRSVISIYGDDYATPDGTCIRDYIHVEDLIDAHILALDYLQQGHASDVFNLGSSNGFSVREIIEAARRVTKHPIPEQVVARRAGDPSTLIAGSEKAKRVLGWSPRRTDIDQIIRDAWNWHERRPNGYQTT; encoded by the coding sequence ATGGCCGTACTAGTTGTCGGTGGGGCCGGCTATATCGGCTCCCATGCCGTTTATCAGTTGATTGATGCTGGAAAAGACGTCGTCGTCATTGATCATTTACAGGCAGGTCACAAGAAGGCGGTCCATCCGCAAGCCCGTTTATACGAAGGTGATATTCGCGACCGGTCGTTCCTTGACCATGTCTTTACAGAAGAGACGATTGAACAGGTCGTTCACTTCGCCGCCTTTTCGTTAGTCGGGGAGTCGATGGAACAGCCATTAAAGTATTTCAATAATAATGTCTACGGAACAGAAGTCTTACTCGAAGCAATGGTCGCGCATGACATCAAACAAATCGTCTTCTCCTCGACGGCAGCGACATACGGCGAGCAGGAAACGATGCCGATTCTCGAGACAGCAGTGACGAATCCGACGAATACGTATGGTGAAACGAAATTGATGATGGAGAAGATGATGAAATGGTGCGAACAAGCACATGGTCTTCGTTATGTGGCGTTACGCTACTTCAACGTCGCTGGAGCACGCGCGACAGGAGAAATCGGGGAGGATCACACACCAGAAACTCACCTCGTGCCGCTCGTCCTTGAAGTCGCAAACAATCAGCGGTCTGTCATCTCGATTTATGGGGACGACTACGCGACACCGGACGGGACATGCATCCGGGATTACATTCATGTCGAAGATTTGATTGATGCCCATATTCTCGCACTCGATTACTTACAACAAGGACACGCGAGTGACGTCTTTAACCTCGGTTCGAGCAACGGATTTTCCGTCCGCGAAATCATCGAAGCAGCACGCCGGGTGACAAAACATCCGATTCCGGAACAAGTCGTCGCTAGACGTGCCGGTGATCCGAGTACGTTAATCGCAGGATCAGAAAAAGCAAAACGTGTTCTCGGCTGGTCACCGCGTCGGACGGACATCGACCAAATCATCCGTGATGCCTGGAACTGGCACGAACGCCGTCCGAACGGCTATCAGACAACATAA
- the galT gene encoding UDP-glucose--hexose-1-phosphate uridylyltransferase produces the protein MNEHIKRLIEQAIAEHLIDAEDEIYARNRILALVGQADYTDPGTVTAEPIPDILEALVEEMIASGRLAARLDEKERFAAELMDVFVDRPSTITTTFNQLYKENPVQATDYFYQLSQASNYIQTKRIAKNIQYKAATTYGEIDITINLSKPEKDPREIAAARTEPVAASTYPTCLLCVENVGYAGRSNHPARANHRIVPLTLQGEAWALQYSPYVYYNEHSIILSQTHRDMVINRAAFERLLEFVDQFPHYFAGSNADLPIVGGSILTHDHYQGGRYEFAMDRATIQSRFDLPQQPDVSGQTLHWPLSVIRLSSKDRQQLLAAADDIYTTWLTYSDADQDIIAMTDGVRHNTVTPIARMRNGSYELDLVLRNNRTSVEHPDGIFHTHADIHHIKRENIGLIEVMGLAVLPARLLEELKQVEQFIVGETTDVLPVHRTWAEELKQQYTGQPVTSYVEQAVAEKFVRGLEDCGVFKQTEAGQAGLAKFLQTVTRQVAGDRR, from the coding sequence ATGAATGAACACATCAAACGATTGATTGAGCAAGCGATTGCTGAACATCTGATTGACGCAGAAGATGAAATCTATGCGCGTAATCGAATTCTTGCGCTTGTCGGTCAGGCGGATTATACCGATCCAGGGACCGTTACAGCGGAACCGATTCCTGACATCCTCGAGGCGCTGGTGGAAGAAATGATCGCGTCCGGACGGCTTGCCGCACGACTCGACGAAAAAGAACGTTTTGCAGCTGAATTAATGGATGTGTTCGTTGATCGTCCTTCGACGATCACGACGACGTTCAATCAGCTTTACAAAGAAAATCCGGTGCAAGCAACGGATTATTTCTATCAACTCAGTCAGGCGAGCAATTATATCCAGACGAAACGGATTGCGAAAAACATCCAGTACAAGGCAGCGACGACTTACGGAGAAATCGATATTACGATCAACTTATCGAAACCGGAAAAAGATCCACGCGAAATTGCGGCAGCTCGGACGGAACCTGTTGCAGCATCGACGTATCCAACGTGTTTGCTTTGTGTCGAGAACGTCGGTTATGCCGGACGCAGCAATCATCCGGCTCGGGCGAACCACCGGATCGTTCCGTTGACACTTCAAGGTGAGGCTTGGGCATTGCAGTATTCGCCATACGTCTACTACAACGAACACAGCATCATTTTGTCGCAGACGCACCGCGACATGGTAATCAACCGCGCCGCCTTTGAACGATTACTTGAATTCGTCGATCAATTCCCGCATTATTTTGCAGGGTCAAATGCTGATTTACCAATCGTCGGCGGTTCGATTTTAACGCATGATCATTATCAAGGCGGACGTTATGAGTTCGCGATGGACCGGGCAACGATCCAAAGCCGGTTCGATTTGCCGCAACAACCGGATGTCAGTGGGCAAACGTTACACTGGCCGCTCAGCGTCATCCGCTTGAGCAGTAAGGATCGTCAGCAGTTACTTGCTGCCGCCGATGATATCTATACGACATGGCTGACCTACAGTGATGCGGACCAAGACATCATCGCGATGACGGACGGCGTCCGCCATAACACCGTGACACCGATCGCCCGGATGCGAAACGGCAGCTATGAACTCGATCTCGTCTTACGAAACAATCGGACCTCTGTCGAACATCCAGATGGCATTTTCCATACGCACGCGGACATCCATCACATCAAACGGGAAAATATCGGCTTGATTGAAGTGATGGGACTTGCCGTCTTACCGGCCCGGTTGCTGGAAGAGCTAAAACAGGTCGAACAGTTCATCGTCGGTGAAACGACGGACGTCTTGCCGGTACACCGGACTTGGGCGGAAGAGTTGAAGCAACAGTACACCGGTCAACCGGTCACATCTTACGTCGAACAAGCCGTGGCTGAGAAATTCGTCCGTGGACTCGAAGACTGCGGTGTCTTCAAACAAACGGAGGCAGGTCAAGCAGGACTTGCCAAATTTTTGCAGACGGTGACACGCCAAGTGGCAGGTGACCGGCGATGA
- a CDS encoding aldose epimerase family protein, translating to MTYETHPTEDARLVRHRLMQPDMEVEIWNYGGIINDVQVKNRTGKLESVVLGFDTLAAYKEHSPYFGAIVGRVAGRIGQARFSIAEQTYHLAANDGTNHLHGGTHGFDQVFFDVIEATEQLLHLRTLSPDGCEGYPGNVTVDVIYRLNGTALTLSIEATTDQTTPLNVTNHTYWNLSGNLQRDILDHQLTLPSSTYLPLGPDLLPTGEFRPVDGTVLDFQTGRSIRSGAESESEETVNAGNGYDHPFVLDEGEGSAQLIDPVSGRTLQVTTNQPVVVLYTGTQLLTDYTVRGVPSRPSLGLCLEAQVHPNAVNESRFPSILVEPGAMYQWETTYRFGVSDVN from the coding sequence ATGACGTACGAGACACATCCAACAGAAGACGCGCGACTCGTGCGGCATCGCCTGATGCAACCGGACATGGAAGTCGAGATTTGGAATTACGGTGGGATCATCAACGACGTCCAGGTCAAAAATCGAACGGGCAAGCTGGAGAGTGTCGTGCTGGGCTTTGATACACTGGCTGCTTACAAAGAACATTCGCCGTATTTCGGAGCAATCGTCGGCCGGGTCGCGGGACGGATTGGGCAAGCCCGTTTTTCAATTGCTGAACAAACTTATCACCTTGCGGCAAATGACGGAACGAATCACTTACATGGCGGCACGCACGGCTTCGATCAAGTCTTCTTTGATGTCATCGAAGCAACGGAACAACTGTTGCACTTACGGACGCTCAGTCCGGATGGTTGCGAAGGGTATCCCGGAAATGTAACCGTGGATGTCATCTACCGGCTAAACGGAACAGCATTGACGTTGTCGATTGAAGCAACGACGGATCAGACGACACCATTGAACGTGACGAATCACACGTACTGGAACCTGTCCGGCAACTTACAACGCGATATTCTGGATCATCAGTTGACGTTACCGAGTTCGACCTATCTACCGCTTGGACCCGATCTGCTACCGACGGGGGAATTCCGTCCGGTCGACGGAACGGTCCTTGATTTTCAGACAGGGCGGTCGATTCGCAGTGGCGCTGAATCGGAAAGTGAAGAGACGGTCAATGCCGGGAATGGTTATGATCATCCGTTCGTCTTAGATGAAGGAGAAGGAAGCGCGCAACTTATTGATCCGGTATCAGGACGAACGTTACAGGTGACGACGAATCAGCCGGTCGTCGTCTTATACACGGGAACACAACTCTTGACCGACTATACGGTTCGTGGTGTTCCGTCCCGTCCGTCGCTCGGTCTTTGTCTTGAGGCACAAGTCCATCCGAATGCTGTCAATGAATCCCGTTTTCCATCGATTCTCGTCGAACCGGGTGCGATGTACCAGTGGGAGACGACATATCGGTTTGGGGTCAGTGATGTAAACTGA
- a CDS encoding methylated-DNA--[protein]-cysteine S-methyltransferase, which produces MELYFTKLEWEHHCFPIAATPDGLCYVGAFDEPSELFEDWKRKYLPRAEVLIDDSRINPYREQLLGYLQGEQTAFTLPLHPIGTPFQLDVWQALQAVPYGSTATYSEIAAAVARPRAIRAVGTAIGKNRLLLVIPCHRIVGKNGDLIGYWGGLNMKRRLLALEQEIRPNSM; this is translated from the coding sequence ATGGAACTTTACTTCACGAAACTCGAATGGGAGCACCATTGCTTTCCGATTGCCGCGACGCCAGACGGTCTCTGTTATGTCGGTGCGTTTGACGAACCGTCCGAACTGTTTGAGGACTGGAAACGAAAGTACCTCCCGCGGGCTGAAGTCCTAATTGACGATTCAAGAATCAACCCGTATCGGGAGCAACTGCTCGGTTATTTGCAGGGAGAGCAGACGGCCTTTACACTGCCGCTTCATCCAATCGGGACACCGTTCCAGCTTGATGTCTGGCAAGCCTTGCAAGCTGTCCCATACGGAAGCACGGCAACGTATTCCGAGATTGCAGCGGCCGTCGCACGCCCTCGTGCCATCCGAGCCGTTGGGACGGCAATCGGGAAAAACCGGTTGCTGTTGGTCATCCCCTGTCACCGGATCGTCGGCAAGAATGGTGATTTGATCGGCTACTGGGGTGGATTGAACATGAAACGCCGTTTGCTTGCCTTAGAGCAGGAAATCCGTCCGAACTCGATGTAA